A single genomic interval of Helianthus annuus cultivar XRQ/B chromosome 13, HanXRQr2.0-SUNRISE, whole genome shotgun sequence harbors:
- the LOC110899077 gene encoding enhancer of mRNA-decapping protein 4: MASPGNQNQQPGGGPFDVQRFFNPASSPPPISSNPNFVQNPNPNNNKNHNIPYPVPSSAASYPPPSVTAGGIGGAYSYAPQTPIYHPQFHISSPSFPPENPTAVANLHHQRSVPYSTPPLQPPSPSGNPNFNNHSGNPNFVQNPNPNPNHGARLMALLSAPPPTAVDNPSQLSAPMAQGSGSSNPVMTSSLVPAALHSGSGPMRMLSSKLPKGRHLGGDRAVYDIDVRLPGEVQPQLEVTPITKYGSDPGLVVGRQIAVNKSYICYGLKLGAIRVLNINTALRSLFKGLAQRVTDMVFFAEDVHLLASASIAGRVYVWKITEGTDEDDKPQIMGKIVIAIQIVGEGESVHPRVCWHCHKQEVLVVGIGKRVLRIDTTKVGRGEVYSAEEPLICPVDKLINGVQFVGNHDGEVTDLSMCQWMTTRLVSASVDGTIKIWEDRKSTPIAVLRPHDGLPVNSATFLTAPHRPDHIILITGGPLNREVKIWASDREEGWLLPSDADSWHCLQTLELKSSSESRLEDAFFNQVVALPQAGLLVLANAKKNAIYAVHLEYGPNPEATHMDYIAEFTVTMPILSFTGTSDVLPHGEQIVQVYCVQTQAIQQYALDLSQCLPPPVDNIAYDKQDSVVSNEAASTDGLSVSEPYGSKTETSLDVSIPTSDVGSVSRQPSSLPLVEASIGSPPVASSPTLTRELSDLKSPVTDHESGEPKIIEYSVDKQMNAAALASDIVTDETKFKHPTHLVTPAELMATSSSEINHISDQKNDLDLNVPDVVSNISDLQNVELEVKEVGETGKSETVEPVSQTEVHGFASQASDFGRVVSGKRYSANDLKQLAGSGQSQTLGGQDEREDSNIDVSVPVETPVPTTLDSSNPVSSAKGKKQKGKNAHGSNPSSVSPSVFNSTDSSAEPGVGSSVPSIEAILPQLHSMQETITQVLTNQKEIQKQIPGMVAASITKECRRIEAAIGKTMEKTYKTSSDALWARTQEEFTKLEKSNRERSQQLSGLVTNGYKDLPAAFEKMLKKETSALAPAIVRLLSPVIEKTVSTAITEAFQRGVADKLVNQLEKSVNSKLETTIGRQIQTQFQTSGKQALQEALKSSMEASVIPAFEMSCKTMFDQVNATFQKGVNEHTTTAQQQIESAHSPLAVALRDAINSASSLTKTLSGDLADGQRKLVALALAGANSESANPLTQLGNGPIGSFHEKIEAPLDPTKELSRLVYEHKYEEAFTAALQRSDVWIVSWLCSQVDLQGLLASNPLPLSQGVLLSLLQQLACDIGNDTAKKLAWMMDVVVAIKPSDSMIAMHVRPIFDQVHSILNHQMSVPTTSVSELSSIRVVMKLINSTLRTL, encoded by the exons ATGGCTTCACCtggaaaccagaaccagcagccaGGTGGAGGACCATTCGATGTTCAACGATTCTTCAATCCTGCATCTTCTCCACCACCAATTTCATCAAACCCTAATTTTGttcaaaaccctaaccctaataaTAATAAGAATCATAATATTCCATATCCTGTACCGTCGTCCGCGGCGTCGTATCCTCCTCCCTCCGTCACCGCCGGCGGCATCGGCGGCGCGTACTCATATGCCCCGCAAACGCCGATTTACCACCCACAGTTTCACATCTCGTCACCTTCGTTTCCACCGGAAAACCCTACGGCTGTTGCTAACTTGCACCACCAGCGATCTGTTCCTTACTCTACGCCCCCTCTCCAACCCCCTAGCCCGAGTGGAAACCCTAATTTTAACAACCATAGTGGAAACCCTAATTTTGttcaaaaccctaaccctaaccctaatcATGGAGCTAGATTGATGGCGTTGTTAAGTGCTCCACCGCCTACAGCGGTCGATAACCCGTCTCAGTTATCGGCTCCCATGGCGCAGGGTAGTGGAAGCTCTAACCCTGTGATGACGTCATCGTTGGTGCCGGCTGCATTGCATTCGGGTTCGGGTCCAATGCGAATGCTGAGTAGTAAGTTGCCGAAGGGACGGCATTTGGGGGGTGATCGGGCTGTGTATGATATAGATGTTAGGTTGCCTGGAGAGGTGCAGCCTCAGCTTGAGGTTACTCCGATTACCAAGTACGGGTCAGATCCTGGGCTTGTTGTGGGTCGGCAGATTGCGGTTAATAAGAGTTATATATGTTATGGGTTGAAACTTGGGGCGATTCGGGTTTTGAATATTAATACTGCTTTGAGATCACTGTTTAAAGGTTTAGCTCAG AGGGTTACAGATATGGTTTTCTTTGCCGAGGATGTTCACCTTCTAGCTAG TGCAAGCATAGCTGGACGAGTTTATGTATGGAAAATTACAGAAGGGACGGATGAGGACGATAAACCGCAAATTATGGGAAAGATAGTTATTGCCATTCAGATTGTAGGAGAAGGGGAGTCGGTTCATCCTCGAGTTTGTTGGCACTGTCATAAACAA GAAGTTCTTGTTGTTGGAATTGGAAAACGTGTTTTGAGAATTGATACTACGAAGGTTGGGAGAGGTGAAGTGTATTCTGCAGAGGAACCTCTTATATGCCCAGTTGATAAGTTAATTAACGGAGTTCAGTTTGTTGGTAATCATGATGGTGAAGTGACGGATTTATCAATGTGTCAATGGATGACTACTCGTTTAGTTTCTGCCTCAGTAGATGGAACG ATAAAGATTTGGGAAGATCGGAAGTCCACACCAATTGCAGTATTGCGGCCCCATGACGGTTTGCCAGTAAACTCTGCTACATTCTTGACCGCTCCTCACCGCCCAGATCACATCATACTTATTACCGGG GGTCCATTGAACCGTGAAGTGAAAATATGGGCCTCTGACAGAGAAGAAGGATGGTTGCTTCCTAGCGACGCCGATTCATGGCACTGCTTACAGACGTTGGAATTAAAGAGTTCTTCCGAGTCGCGACTCGAAGACGCGTTCTTCAATCAAGTGGTTGCGTTACCCCAAGCGGGCCTTTTGGTACTAGCAAACGCAAAGAAAAACGCTATTTACGCTGTCCACTTAGAATACGGGCCCAACCCAGAAGCCACTCACATGGATTACATTGCAGAGTTTACCGTTACTATGCCAATACTGAGTTTTACGGGTACTAGTGACGTGTTACCACACGGGGAGCAGATCGTTCAGGTTTACTGTGTCCAAACGCAGGCCATTCAACAGTATGCGTTAGACTTGTCGCAATGCTTACCGCCTCCGGTTGATAACATCGCTTACGATAAACAAGATTCGGTCGTTTCAAATGAGGCGGCTAGTACAGACGGTTTGAGCGTTTCAGAACCGTATGGAAGTAAGACGGAAACATCGTTGGATGTCTCGATACCTACCTCGGATGTCGGTTCCGTTTCGAGGCAGCCGTCGAGCTTGCCTTTGGTCGAAGCTTCTATTGGATCACCGCCAGTCGCTTCAAGTCCTACTTTGACTCGTGAACTGTCCGATTTGAAAAGTCCAGTCACCGATCATGAATCTGGTGAACCGAAAATTATTGAGTATTCAGTTGACAAGCAAATGAACGCTGCCGCGTTAGCGTCTGATATCGTAACTGATGAAACCAAGTTTAAGCATCCGACTCATTTAGTAACGCCTGCTGAATTGATGGCCACCTCATCTTCTGAAATAAATCACATATCGGACCAGAAGAATGATCTGGATTTAAATGTACCTGATGTGGTTTCAAATATTTCCGATCTGCAGAATGTTGAGTTGGAGGTTAAGGAGGTTGGTGAAACTGGAAAAAGTGAAACCGTTGAACCCGTTTCTCAAACCGAGGTTCATGGTTTTGCTTCACAGGCATCGGATTTCGGGCGTGTTGTGTCTGGGAAAAGGTATAGTGCTAACGATCTAAAGCAACTTGCGGGTTCGGGTCAAAGTCAAACTTTGGGTGGTCAAGATGAAAGAGAAGACTCGAATATCGATGTTTCGGTACCTGTTGAGACTCCCGTACCTACAACACTTGACTCGTCAAACCCTGTGTCTTCCGCCAAAGGGAAAAAACAGAAAGGAAAAAATGCCCACGGGTCAAATCCGTCTTCTGTTTCTCCGAGTGTTTTCAATTCTACCGACTCGTCTGCTGAACCGGGAGTCGGTTCTAGTGTTCCGTCTATTGAAGCGATACTTCCGCAACTTCATTCTATGCAAGAAACTATTACTCAG GTTTTGACGAATCAAAAAGAAATTCAGAAGCAGATTCCGGGAATGGTGGCAGCATCCATTACAAAAGAATGCCGGAGAATCGAGGCAGCCATAGGAAAAACGATGGAGAAAACTTACAAAACTAGTTCGGATGCTCTGTGGGCCCGCACTCAAGAAGAATTTACAAAACTAGAAAAGTCAAACCGAGAACGAAGTCAACAACTTTCTGGTTTGGTTACGAATGGCTACAAGGATTTGCCTGCAGCGTTTGAGAAAATGTTGAAAAAAGAAACGTCTGCGCTCGCGCCAGCTATTGTGCGTTTGCTTTCACCAGTTATTGAAAAGACGGTGTCTACTGCAATTACCGAGGCTTTTCAG AGAGGCGTTGCGGATAAGTTGGTAAATCAACTGGAGAAATCGGTAAATTCTAAGCTTGAAACTACTATTGGTAGGCAAATTCAAACCCAATTTCAAACTTCTGGTAAACAAGCGCTACAG GAAGCACTTAAGTCTAGTATGGAGGCTTCTGTTATTCCCGCTTTTGAGATGTCTTGCAAGACCATGTTTGATCAAGTTAACGCTACATTTCAAAAAGGAGTGAACGAACACACAACTACAGCTCAGCAACAAATCGAGTCCGCACATTCTCCGTTAGCAGTAGCTTTGAGG GATGCCATAAATTCAGCATCGTCTTTGACTAAAACATTGAGTGGTGATTTAGCTGATGGTCAACGGAAGTTGGTAGCTCTTGCACTCGCAGGGGCAAATTCGGAATCAGCTAACCCGTTAACCCAATTGGGCAATGGACCTATTGGCAGCTTCCACGAAAAg ATCGAGGCACCATTAGATCCAACAAAAGAGCTTTCTAGATTAGTATACGAACACAAATACGAAGAAGCGTTCACTGCAGCTCTTCAAAGAAGCGATGTCTGGATCGTGTCCTGGTTATGCTCTCAG GTTGACTTGCAAGGGTTATTAGCAAGCAATCCGTTGCCTCTGAGTCAAGGAGTACTGTTATCGTTGCTGCAGCAGTTGGCTTGTGATATCGGAAATGATACAGCTAAAAAGCTCGCGTGGATGATGGACGTGGTGGTGGCGATCAAGCCATCAGATTCGATGATAGCAATGCATGTACGCCCGATATTTGATCAAGTTCACTCGATACTAAACCATCAAATGAGTGTTCCAACCACTTCGGTATCTGAGCTGTCAAGCATACGGGTGGTCATGAAACTCATCAACTCGACACTCAGGACCCTGTAA
- the LOC110899078 gene encoding probable amino acid permease 7: MMREQDDYVHEEQTPMLQLSDFNHKSIDLTVERKLLPQVSTTDDHKITVRTGTLWSSVAHIITAVIGSGVLSLAWSVSKLGWIGGPVALLFFAVVTYVSSSLLSDCYRSPDPVNGVRNRSFADAVRVILGEKQALLCGILQFVNFYGTGVAYVVTTATCMSAIQRSNCYHNQGHEAPCEYEGNLYMFLFGVVQIVMSQIPDFHSMMWISIVAAIMSFCYSSIGFGLGIAKVIENGKIEGGVYGASAVTAPAKLWLTFQAIGDVAFAYPYSLVFLEIQDTLKSTPPENKVMRKASLIAILVTTFFYLGCGCFGYAAFGDNTPGNLLTGFGFYEPYWLIDFANACIILHLIGGYQLFSQPVYAYAERWVTEKFPDSILLKNTDRLKLPLLPDFELNLFRLCFRTSYVVSTTGIALVFPYFNEILGLLGALNLWPLAIYFPVEMYIVQRKVETWSRKWVVLQIFSSFLMVVSVAALMGSVAGLIEAKTS; encoded by the exons ATGATGCGAGAACAAGATGATTACGTACACGAAGAACAGACTCCAATGCTGCAGCTCTCAGATTTCAATCACAAATCAATAGACCTAACAGTCGAACGTAAACTTCTTCCGCAAGTTTCCACAACCGATGATCATAAAATCACAGTAAGAACAG GTACGCTGTGGAGTTCAGTTGCGCACATAATAACCGCTGTGATCGGATCTGGAGTGCTTTCGCTCGCGTGGAGCGTGTCAAAGTTAGGTTGGATCGGAGGACCTGTTGCGTTGTTGTTTTTTGCGGTTGTGACGTATGTTTCGTCGTCGTTGTTGTCTGATTGTTATCGGTCTCCGGATCCGGTGAATGGAGTGAGGAATCGGAGTTTTGCAGATGCGGTTAGAGTGATTTTAG GAGAAAAACAAGCATTGTTATGCGGCATACTTCAGTTTGTGAACTTCTATGGGACCGGTGTCGCGTATGTTGTTACAACCGCAACCTGTATGAG TGCAATTCAAAGATCAAACTGTTACCATAACCAAGGGCACGAGGCTCCTTGCGAGTACGAAGGCAATCTTTACATGTTTCTGTTTGGAGTTGTGCAAATTGTTATGTCACAGATACCCGATTTTCATAGCATGATGTGGATATCCATTGTTGCTGCCATCATGTCGTTTTGTTACTCATCCATAGGTTTTGGACTTGGTATAGCCAAAGTAATTG AGAATGGTAAGATAGAAGGGGGCGTCTATGGAGCATCAGCCGTAACCGCACCCGCGAAACTATGGTTAACTTTTCAAGCGATCGGTGACGTGGCATTCGCATATCCATATTCACTAGTTTTTCTTGAAATACAG GATACTTTGAAGTCAACCCCACCAGAAAACAAGGTTATGAGAAAGGCGTCGCTTATCGCGATTCTAGTCACAACCTTCTTCTACCTTGGGTGTGGGTGTTTTGGGTATGCGGCTTTTGGGGACAATACGCCAGGAAACCTGTTGACAGGATTCGGGTTTTACGAGCCTTACTGGCTCATTGACTTCGCTAATGCTTGCATCATTCTACATCTAATTGGAGGATACCAA CTGTTCAGTCAGCCGGTATATGCGTATGCAGAGAGGTGGGTAACCGAGAAATTCCCAGACAGTATACTTTTGAAAAATACTGATCGATTAAAGCTGCCACTCTTGCCAGATTTTGAGTTAAACTTATTCAGGCTATGTTTCAGAACATCATACGTCGTGTCAACGACTGGAATCGCGTTGGTGTTCCCGTATTTTAACGAAATATTGGGTCTGTTAGGGGCTCTAAACCTATGGCCATTAGCAATATATTTTCCTGTAGAAATGTACATTGTGCAAAGAAAGGTGGAAACTTGGAGCCGAAAATGGGTTGTTTTACAAATATTCAGCAGTTTTCTAATGGTGGTTTCGGTGGCGGCGTTAATGGGGTCAGTTGCAGGGCTCATTGAAGCAAAGACAAGCTAA